A stretch of Aureispira sp. CCB-E DNA encodes these proteins:
- a CDS encoding response regulator transcription factor — MKSPIHIIIVDDHQIVIDGIRAMLLTNKTIRVIGTALEAQKLWELLRHKQPDVLLLDMNLPLVNGIEITKKIIEEYNNIRILMLTANTDKNTILKAVKVGVHGFLPKECRKEELLLAIERIANGEHYFGKDIAPIVYQSFANQVSGKSKLITNSNLTEREIEVVRGFANGQSYKEIGMALFISPRTVETHKKNIFKKLNFQNQADLIKYAIKEGIIEL, encoded by the coding sequence ATGAAAAGTCCCATTCATATTATCATTGTTGATGATCACCAAATTGTCATTGACGGTATTCGTGCCATGCTACTAACGAACAAAACCATCCGAGTAATTGGTACCGCCTTAGAAGCTCAAAAACTCTGGGAACTGTTGCGCCACAAACAACCTGATGTCTTGTTATTGGATATGAATTTGCCGCTTGTTAATGGCATTGAAATTACAAAAAAAATTATTGAAGAATACAACAATATACGAATATTGATGTTAACCGCCAATACAGATAAAAATACAATTTTAAAAGCTGTAAAAGTAGGTGTGCATGGTTTCTTGCCCAAAGAATGTCGGAAAGAAGAATTGTTGCTAGCTATCGAGCGTATTGCCAATGGAGAACATTATTTTGGAAAAGATATTGCTCCTATCGTGTATCAAAGTTTTGCCAATCAAGTCTCTGGAAAATCCAAACTTATCACTAATTCCAATTTAACAGAACGAGAAATTGAAGTCGTTCGAGGTTTTGCCAATGGGCAAAGCTATAAAGAGATAGGCATGGCTTTGTTTATAAGTCCTAGAACAGTCGAAACGCATAAAAAGAACATTTTCAAAAAACTCAATTTTCAGAATCAAGCCGACTTAATCAAATATGCTATCAAGGAAGGTATCATTGAGCTTTAG
- a CDS encoding amidohydrolase family protein produces the protein MNPKQLILDKIKANGGWVNTHAHLDRAYTLNEDNFNYSYSYLKEKWHLVDEMKKAATVDDIYRRMCKATEVLLEQGTQAMGTFIDVDEKIEDKAIKAAHKLRETYGKDIEMRFACQVLKGVIDPKARYWFDMSLDFVDIVGGLPAKDFGREEEHLDILMSSAKEHGKLVHVHVDQFNTDEEKETEQLARKTIEHGMQGKVSAIHCISLAAHPKKYRHKVYELCREADMHIISCPTAWIDHNRTERLQVSHNSITPVDEMVPAGLTVAFGTDNICDIYKPFSDADLWTEMRVMLEACHYYDVDNLVKIATENGLKVLGIEK, from the coding sequence ATGAATCCAAAACAGTTAATTCTTGACAAAATCAAAGCCAATGGTGGATGGGTAAACACACATGCACATTTGGACAGAGCTTACACGTTAAATGAGGATAATTTTAATTATTCTTATTCTTACTTAAAAGAGAAATGGCATTTGGTTGATGAAATGAAAAAGGCAGCAACCGTAGATGATATTTATAGACGTATGTGTAAAGCTACTGAAGTTTTATTGGAGCAAGGCACACAGGCGATGGGTACATTTATAGATGTAGATGAGAAGATAGAGGACAAAGCGATCAAAGCTGCACACAAATTGCGTGAAACTTACGGTAAAGACATTGAAATGCGTTTTGCTTGTCAGGTACTAAAAGGAGTAATTGATCCTAAGGCTCGTTATTGGTTTGATATGTCTTTGGACTTTGTGGACATTGTGGGTGGTTTGCCAGCAAAAGATTTTGGTCGTGAAGAGGAGCATTTAGATATTTTAATGTCTTCTGCTAAAGAGCATGGAAAGTTGGTACACGTACATGTTGATCAGTTTAATACGGACGAAGAAAAGGAAACAGAGCAATTGGCACGCAAAACAATTGAGCATGGTATGCAAGGAAAAGTTTCAGCTATCCACTGTATTTCTTTGGCGGCACATCCTAAAAAATATCGTCACAAAGTATATGAGTTGTGTCGTGAAGCGGATATGCACATTATTTCTTGTCCTACGGCATGGATCGACCACAACCGTACAGAGCGTTTGCAAGTAAGCCACAACTCAATTACTCCAGTAGATGAGATGGTTCCAGCTGGTTTAACCGTTGCTTTTGGTACAGATAATATTTGTGATATCTACAAGCCGTTCTCTGATGCTGATTTGTGGACAGAAATGCGTGTGATGTTAGAAGCATGTCATTACTATGATGTTGATAATTTAGTGAAAATCGCTACTGAAAATGGTTTGAAGGTTTTGGGAATTGAGAAATAG
- the argH gene encoding argininosuccinate lyase, translating into MKLWQKEGAINKEIERFTVGKDRELDVLLAKHDITGTLAHITMLESIDLLTKEELDALVKELRGLYKEVLAGNFEIEDGVEDVHSQVELILTQRLGDVGKKIHSGRSRNDQVLVDLKLFTRTELREVVELIVPLFEQLITLSNQYKDIKIPGYTHYQVAMPSSFGLWFGAYAESLVDDMHTLLAAYRITNKNPLGSAAGYGSSFPLNRTMTTNLLGFDDLNYNVVYAQMGRGKTERSVAQALSSVASTLSKLAQDICLYNSQNFAFVKFPDHLTTGSSIMPHKKNPDVFELIRARCNKMIALPIEIAMITTNLASGYHRDLQIIKESFLPVFENMKSCLYISKYMLENIIVNDSAIHDEKYKYIFSVDVVNDMVLNGTSFRDAYKQVGLDIEAGNFEPIMDLQHTHEGSMGNLCNDKITAMMNAVVAEFSFDKMDTALANLLGE; encoded by the coding sequence ATGAAACTTTGGCAAAAAGAAGGAGCTATTAACAAAGAAATTGAACGATTCACAGTAGGAAAAGATCGTGAATTGGATGTTTTGTTAGCAAAACATGACATTACAGGTACTTTGGCGCATATTACAATGCTTGAAAGTATTGATTTGTTGACAAAAGAAGAGTTGGATGCGTTGGTAAAGGAATTGAGAGGACTTTATAAGGAAGTTTTAGCTGGAAATTTTGAAATCGAGGATGGGGTAGAAGATGTACATTCTCAGGTGGAGTTGATTTTGACACAACGGTTGGGCGATGTGGGTAAAAAAATTCACAGTGGTCGTTCTAGAAATGATCAAGTTTTGGTGGATTTAAAGTTGTTTACTCGTACGGAGTTGCGTGAAGTAGTAGAATTGATTGTCCCTTTATTTGAACAGTTGATTACGTTAAGTAATCAATACAAGGACATTAAAATCCCAGGATACACACACTATCAAGTAGCCATGCCTTCTTCATTTGGATTGTGGTTTGGAGCATATGCAGAAAGTTTGGTAGACGACATGCACACATTGTTGGCAGCGTATCGTATTACAAATAAAAATCCTTTGGGGTCTGCTGCTGGTTATGGTTCTTCATTCCCGCTAAATCGTACGATGACGACAAACTTATTAGGGTTTGACGATTTGAACTACAATGTGGTTTATGCTCAAATGGGGCGTGGAAAAACAGAGCGCTCTGTTGCGCAAGCTTTGTCTTCTGTAGCAAGCACATTGAGCAAGTTGGCGCAAGATATTTGTTTGTACAACAGCCAAAATTTTGCTTTTGTAAAATTCCCTGATCACTTAACAACAGGTTCTAGTATTATGCCACACAAAAAGAACCCTGATGTATTTGAATTAATTCGAGCACGTTGCAATAAAATGATTGCACTGCCAATCGAAATTGCCATGATTACCACCAACTTGGCTTCGGGATACCATAGAGATTTACAAATTATCAAAGAGAGTTTCTTACCTGTTTTTGAAAACATGAAAAGTTGTTTGTACATCAGTAAGTACATGTTGGAAAATATTATTGTGAACGACAGTGCCATTCACGATGAAAAGTACAAGTATATTTTTAGTGTTGATGTTGTTAATGACATGGTACTAAATGGAACTTCTTTTAGAGATGCTTACAAACAAGTTGGTTTGGATATTGAAGCAGGAAATTTTGAACCAATTATGGATTTGCAACACACACACGAAGGTAGTATGGGGAACTTGTGTAACGACAAAATTACGGCAATGATGAATGCTGTTGTCGCTGAGTTTTCTTTTGATAAAATGGATACTGCTTTAGCTAATTTGTTAGGCGAATAA
- the ybaK gene encoding Cys-tRNA(Pro) deacylase, translating to MKKTNAIRLLQQKKVTFDTIEYTYDSENLNVQKIAEDNGLTLTHIYKTLVLKGDKTGVFVALVAGDASLSLKKMAAVSQNKKVAMLAVKDLQKHTGYVRGGCSPIGMKKQYSVYISEEAKDLEKLYINAGTRGLLVGLVPKDLYNLAQAEWVEIV from the coding sequence ATGAAAAAGACCAATGCAATACGGTTGTTACAGCAGAAAAAAGTAACTTTTGATACAATAGAGTATACTTATGATAGTGAGAATTTGAACGTACAAAAAATAGCTGAAGATAACGGCTTAACCTTGACGCATATTTATAAGACTCTAGTATTGAAAGGAGACAAGACAGGCGTTTTTGTTGCCTTAGTAGCTGGCGATGCTTCTTTGTCTTTAAAAAAGATGGCGGCTGTAAGCCAAAATAAAAAGGTAGCAATGCTGGCGGTTAAAGATTTGCAAAAGCATACTGGTTATGTTCGGGGCGGTTGCTCACCTATTGGCATGAAAAAACAATATTCAGTTTATATTTCAGAAGAAGCAAAAGACTTAGAAAAGTTGTATATTAATGCAGGAACTAGAGGTCTCTTGGTTGGACTTGTACCCAAAGATTTGTATAATTTGGCTCAAGCAGAATGGGTCGAAATTGTTTAA
- a CDS encoding glycosyl hydrolase produces MKKLFLFLALWAMPTLFFAQKGKKSKKEDKEQTEKKDKGPNFNALKFRSIGPAFTSGRIIDIAVNPKKHAEYYVAVASGNVWKTTNAGTTYEPIFENYGSYSIGCITLAPSNENIVWVGTGENNNQRSVAYGDGVYKSEDGGKSWKNMGLQKSEHIGMIQVHPQNPNIVYVAAYGPLWSAGGERGLYKTEDGGNTWKAILEIDEHTGISEVHLDPRDPNVLYAVSHQRRRHVFTYLGGGPGSGIHKSEDGGKSWKKLTSGLPSGDFLGRIGLAISPANPDYIYAIVEASKGKGGTYRSTDRGASWTKRGGYSTSGNYYQEIYCDLENVDKVYSMNTWFHHSLDGGKTFKRTGEKHKHVDNHCMWQDPTNLDHWIVGCDGGIYETWNHAQDWQFKANLPVTQFYKVAVDNATPFYNIYGGTQDNNSMGGPSRTTNSAGIVNADWYITNGGDGFESQIDPTNPDIVYAQAQYGWLVRYDKKSGERVGIKPRPGEGELAYRWNWDAPLLISPHNPKRLYFAANKVFMSETRGDDWTVISDDLTQKIDRNALKVMGRVWSAEAVMKNKSTSIYGNIVALDESPLQENLLYVGTDDGLIQVSEDAKTWRKIDKVGAVPTNTYVNALVASQHDKHTVYAIFNNHKNGDFKPYIYKSIDKGATWTAVHGDLPKRGSVYDIAEDHVDKNLLFAGTEFGVFYSKNGGKNWHQLKGGLPTIAIRDIEIQKRENDLVLASFGRGFYVLDDYTPLRNYKDEDKNKLATLYPIKDAWIFIERAPLGLTGIASQGESYYAAKNPPVGAVFSYYFSDTTLMTLKESRYKYEAQLTKDKKDIRYPTLEEFHAEDWEQKPFAIMTITNKAGEVVRRIKTTPHEGMNRLVWDFRYESLVPVQLKESKPGRYSSAPSGALAAPGEYFAQLSKIQAGKVTVLTEKVPFTIKSLNNATLSAQDKAALTAFEVKLTKMRRAGRAASSVYNTMVNRIDHLQKGILETPNADLKLLEQAESIRIRLKEMGVELYGDGSLSGRDIEAEPSLLERMESPIWNMWGATSAPSQTAQKNYTLVGKMFEKFLVDLNNLRGDINKLEEQLNDLGGPYTPGRIQIPDWKME; encoded by the coding sequence ATGAAAAAACTATTTTTATTCCTTGCCCTATGGGCAATGCCAACGCTATTTTTTGCACAAAAAGGCAAAAAGTCTAAAAAGGAAGACAAGGAACAAACAGAGAAAAAAGACAAGGGACCTAATTTTAATGCCTTAAAATTCAGGTCGATTGGTCCAGCTTTTACATCTGGTCGAATCATCGACATTGCCGTTAATCCTAAAAAACATGCGGAGTATTATGTCGCTGTAGCTTCTGGAAATGTCTGGAAAACAACCAACGCAGGCACTACTTATGAGCCTATTTTTGAAAACTATGGCTCTTATTCTATCGGCTGTATTACCTTAGCCCCTAGCAACGAAAATATTGTTTGGGTTGGAACAGGAGAAAACAACAACCAACGTTCTGTGGCTTATGGAGATGGGGTTTATAAATCGGAAGATGGGGGGAAGTCTTGGAAAAATATGGGGCTTCAAAAAAGTGAGCATATTGGAATGATTCAAGTGCACCCACAAAATCCAAATATTGTTTATGTTGCTGCCTATGGACCTCTTTGGAGTGCAGGTGGAGAACGAGGTTTGTACAAAACAGAAGATGGAGGAAATACTTGGAAAGCTATTCTAGAAATTGACGAACATACTGGAATTAGTGAGGTGCACCTTGACCCAAGAGATCCGAATGTTTTGTATGCCGTTTCTCACCAACGCCGCCGTCATGTATTCACTTATTTGGGGGGTGGTCCTGGCTCTGGTATTCACAAATCAGAAGATGGAGGAAAGTCTTGGAAAAAATTAACCAGTGGTTTGCCTTCTGGTGATTTTCTAGGTAGAATTGGCTTAGCTATATCGCCTGCTAACCCAGATTATATTTATGCAATTGTTGAAGCTTCTAAGGGCAAGGGAGGTACGTATCGCTCGACAGATAGAGGTGCTAGCTGGACAAAAAGAGGAGGGTATAGCACTTCTGGTAATTATTATCAAGAAATCTATTGTGACTTAGAAAATGTAGACAAGGTCTATTCTATGAATACTTGGTTTCATCATTCATTAGATGGTGGAAAAACATTTAAAAGAACAGGAGAAAAACACAAACACGTTGACAACCACTGTATGTGGCAAGACCCGACCAATCTAGATCACTGGATTGTAGGTTGTGATGGAGGTATCTACGAAACTTGGAACCATGCCCAAGATTGGCAATTTAAAGCCAACCTTCCTGTCACACAATTTTATAAGGTGGCAGTAGATAATGCGACTCCTTTTTACAATATTTATGGCGGGACACAAGACAACAATTCCATGGGTGGTCCAAGCCGTACAACCAACTCAGCGGGAATTGTCAACGCAGATTGGTACATTACTAATGGTGGCGATGGTTTTGAATCCCAAATTGACCCTACCAATCCTGATATTGTTTATGCACAGGCACAATATGGTTGGTTGGTGCGTTACGACAAAAAGAGTGGCGAGCGTGTGGGAATCAAACCTAGACCAGGCGAGGGTGAACTAGCGTATCGTTGGAACTGGGACGCTCCTTTGTTGATTAGCCCACACAACCCTAAACGCTTGTATTTTGCTGCCAACAAAGTATTTATGAGTGAAACCCGTGGCGACGATTGGACCGTTATTTCTGATGATCTAACGCAAAAAATAGATAGAAACGCATTAAAAGTTATGGGGCGTGTTTGGTCGGCAGAGGCTGTTATGAAAAATAAGAGTACTTCTATTTATGGTAATATAGTTGCTTTGGACGAGTCGCCTTTGCAGGAAAATTTACTATACGTAGGCACAGATGATGGATTAATACAAGTTTCTGAAGATGCTAAAACATGGCGAAAAATTGACAAAGTAGGCGCAGTTCCTACCAATACTTATGTCAATGCATTGGTTGCTTCCCAGCATGACAAGCATACGGTTTATGCTATTTTTAATAATCATAAAAATGGCGATTTCAAACCCTATATTTACAAGAGTATTGATAAAGGCGCAACATGGACGGCTGTGCATGGGGATTTGCCCAAACGTGGTAGTGTATACGACATTGCCGAAGATCATGTTGATAAAAATCTTTTGTTTGCAGGAACGGAATTTGGTGTTTTTTATAGTAAAAACGGCGGCAAGAATTGGCATCAGCTAAAAGGAGGTTTGCCTACTATTGCCATTAGAGATATTGAAATTCAAAAACGGGAGAATGATTTGGTTTTGGCATCTTTTGGTCGTGGCTTCTATGTCTTGGACGATTATACTCCTTTACGCAATTACAAAGATGAGGACAAAAATAAGTTGGCTACTTTATATCCCATTAAAGATGCTTGGATTTTTATTGAAAGAGCTCCCTTGGGCTTGACGGGCATCGCCTCTCAAGGAGAATCCTACTATGCTGCTAAAAACCCACCTGTTGGTGCTGTGTTTTCGTACTATTTCTCGGATACGACGCTAATGACGTTAAAAGAATCTCGCTACAAATATGAGGCGCAGTTGACAAAGGACAAAAAAGATATTCGTTACCCAACTTTAGAAGAATTTCATGCCGAGGATTGGGAACAAAAACCATTTGCTATTATGACAATTACCAATAAAGCGGGTGAGGTGGTTCGTAGAATCAAAACAACACCCCACGAAGGTATGAATCGTTTGGTTTGGGACTTCCGCTATGAGTCTTTGGTTCCTGTTCAATTAAAAGAATCAAAACCTGGTCGTTATAGCTCTGCTCCTAGTGGTGCCTTGGCGGCTCCTGGCGAATATTTTGCTCAACTGTCTAAAATTCAAGCAGGGAAAGTAACCGTTTTGACAGAAAAAGTTCCTTTTACCATTAAATCACTCAACAACGCTACGCTAAGTGCCCAAGACAAGGCGGCATTAACTGCTTTTGAGGTAAAATTAACTAAAATGCGTCGAGCAGGGCGCGCTGCTAGTTCTGTTTATAACACAATGGTCAATCGCATTGATCACTTACAAAAAGGTATCTTAGAAACGCCTAATGCTGACTTAAAATTATTAGAACAAGCAGAAAGCATCCGCATTCGACTAAAAGAAATGGGTGTTGAATTATACGGTGATGGTAGTTTAAGTGGTCGAGATATTGAAGCAGAACCAAGTTTGTTGGAGCGCATGGAAAGTCCTATTTGGAATATGTGGGGAGCTACTTCCGCTCCTTCTCAAACTGCTCAAAAGAATTATACCTTGGTTGGTAAAATGTTTGAAAAGTTTTTGGTTGATTTAAATAATCTGCGAGGAGATATTAACAAATTGGAAGAGCAATTGAATGACTTGGGTGGTCCTTATACGCCTGGTAGGATTCAAATTCCTGACTGGAAAATGGAGTAG
- a CDS encoding pectin acetylesterase-family hydrolase, producing the protein MLRYLFVITLVFLTALSCEKEKTLQEEFEEAAEKETWHFIPIPGMICRDNSNTGIGVRLKNNSNKVIIYLEGGGGCFNAVTCVANPSAFGQISFDSWQTVGLQFGIFDKGSSYNPFKDWNYIYIPYCTGDVHSGTSYNSYVNIVHQDQKMVGHNNITLALEALKTYFGTRLDEVFLTGSSAGGYGTLINANQVIEAFPNATATVLDDSGPVLMDQNVQPDCLDDLWQGIFHTHIPDDFADYTSGQYSTSMKSIYEYLSNKHPNVQFGLISALEDIVIREFYGYGVNNCAESTVVPAPLPAIDYKNALIYLRDSVFSRHTNWKTFYVNDASHTFNLLPGTMQKEVNGVQYGQWINALRNRTATHVYE; encoded by the coding sequence ATGCTACGCTACCTATTTGTAATCACTTTAGTATTTTTAACTGCCCTTAGTTGCGAGAAAGAAAAAACATTGCAAGAAGAATTTGAAGAAGCCGCAGAAAAAGAAACTTGGCATTTTATCCCCATTCCAGGAATGATTTGTCGTGACAATAGCAATACAGGGATTGGAGTACGTCTAAAGAATAATTCCAATAAGGTCATTATTTATTTAGAGGGAGGCGGCGGCTGTTTTAATGCGGTTACTTGTGTTGCGAATCCAAGTGCTTTTGGTCAAATCTCTTTTGACAGTTGGCAAACAGTAGGATTGCAGTTTGGAATTTTTGACAAAGGGAGTTCTTACAACCCATTTAAAGACTGGAACTATATCTATATTCCTTATTGTACGGGAGATGTACACAGTGGAACAAGTTATAATTCATATGTTAATATTGTACACCAAGATCAAAAAATGGTTGGACATAATAACATTACTTTGGCTTTGGAGGCTTTAAAAACGTATTTTGGAACTCGTTTGGATGAAGTATTTTTGACAGGGTCTAGTGCTGGTGGATATGGAACATTAATCAATGCCAATCAAGTGATAGAAGCTTTTCCGAATGCTACAGCAACTGTTTTAGACGATTCTGGTCCTGTTTTAATGGATCAAAACGTTCAACCCGACTGCTTGGATGATTTGTGGCAAGGAATTTTTCATACCCATATCCCTGATGATTTTGCAGATTATACTTCTGGGCAATACAGCACTTCTATGAAATCCATCTATGAATATCTAAGCAACAAACATCCCAATGTTCAGTTTGGGTTAATATCTGCGTTGGAGGATATCGTTATTCGAGAATTTTATGGTTATGGTGTTAATAATTGTGCCGAGTCTACAGTTGTTCCTGCACCTTTGCCTGCTATAGATTATAAAAATGCTTTAATTTATTTGAGAGACTCTGTCTTTTCACGGCATACCAATTGGAAGACATTTTATGTTAATGATGCGAGCCATACCTTTAATTTATTGCCAGGAACCATGCAAAAAGAAGTGAATGGGGTGCAGTATGGTCAGTGGATTAATGCTTTGCGAAATCGAACAGCAACGCATGTTTATGAGTAG
- a CDS encoding ABC transporter substrate-binding protein: MQYVITLLIALFCFPVLGQKDFTINVHESGDPDGLNPLTSKAANAENIEDNLFCRLLEFNRESFQLEPALAVRRPIIKTLDKGKYKGGMSLSYEIHPKAVWDNGSPVTGNDYLFTIKALKHQKVESGGRRLRAEFIADVEVDPSDPKKFTIYSKKVMFMAEAISGNSFHILPEYVYDAKKVLRGISIPELDDKRKAYSEAVNEFADDFNSAKYSSEEGFVVGCGPYRLVEWSTGDLISLERKKDWWGDQVDNKYLKAYPSKINYHIISSIGWAFSKFEKGELDIIRNVPPKRFKEAKEDEAYLKMTEFHDPSQFAYHYLAFNSRNPKLSDKRVREAIACAVDQDRIVNELFGGAAMKAKTPISPHRMHYNINIKGVTYDLDKAKELLAKAGWKDSDGDDILDKKIDGKQVKLRLKYNYNKGNVVRKAIGEMLKTSLAEIGIKMDLYPIDFADLLATANERNFDIIALAWVNTPGSDDLKNVWHTSSDVDGGGNRVGFGNARTDRMIDEILVTLDEQRRKELYLELQEEIVAEHPYVFLVVPNQLIMIRKGFDYPELGPVSPGFVVRWFQQK, translated from the coding sequence ATGCAATACGTAATAACCCTTTTAATTGCGTTGTTTTGTTTTCCTGTTTTGGGGCAAAAGGACTTTACCATCAATGTTCACGAATCAGGTGACCCCGATGGATTGAACCCACTGACTTCAAAAGCCGCCAATGCGGAGAATATTGAGGATAATTTGTTTTGTCGTTTACTGGAGTTCAATCGAGAAAGTTTTCAGCTAGAACCAGCTTTGGCAGTTCGCAGACCAATTATCAAAACTCTAGATAAAGGGAAATATAAAGGTGGAATGTCTCTAAGCTATGAAATCCACCCCAAAGCAGTGTGGGACAATGGGAGTCCAGTGACAGGGAACGACTATTTGTTCACAATCAAAGCATTAAAGCATCAGAAGGTAGAAAGTGGAGGTAGACGCTTGAGAGCAGAATTTATTGCAGACGTAGAGGTTGACCCCTCTGATCCTAAAAAGTTTACCATTTATTCCAAAAAAGTGATGTTTATGGCGGAGGCAATTAGTGGCAACTCGTTTCACATTTTGCCAGAGTACGTTTATGATGCTAAAAAAGTATTGCGTGGAATTTCAATTCCCGAATTGGATGATAAACGAAAGGCATATAGTGAAGCCGTGAATGAATTTGCTGATGATTTTAATTCTGCCAAATATTCGAGTGAAGAAGGTTTTGTTGTTGGTTGCGGTCCTTATCGATTGGTAGAATGGTCCACTGGGGATTTGATAAGCTTGGAGCGAAAAAAAGATTGGTGGGGTGACCAAGTGGATAATAAATACTTAAAAGCTTATCCCAGCAAAATTAATTACCACATCATTTCCTCTATAGGATGGGCATTTTCTAAATTCGAAAAGGGGGAGTTGGATATTATTAGAAATGTTCCTCCGAAGCGTTTTAAGGAAGCTAAGGAAGATGAGGCTTATTTGAAAATGACAGAGTTTCACGATCCTTCTCAATTTGCGTATCATTATTTGGCATTTAATTCTAGAAATCCAAAGTTATCAGACAAAAGGGTAAGGGAGGCAATTGCTTGTGCTGTAGACCAAGATAGAATTGTCAATGAATTGTTCGGTGGTGCTGCAATGAAAGCCAAAACGCCAATTTCACCCCATCGAATGCACTACAATATTAATATAAAAGGTGTGACATATGATCTGGATAAAGCAAAAGAACTATTGGCAAAAGCGGGCTGGAAAGATTCTGATGGAGATGATATTTTAGATAAAAAAATTGATGGCAAGCAAGTAAAGTTGCGTTTGAAATATAACTACAACAAAGGAAATGTGGTTCGCAAAGCGATTGGCGAGATGCTAAAAACTAGCTTGGCAGAGATTGGGATAAAGATGGATTTGTACCCCATTGATTTTGCGGATCTGTTGGCAACTGCCAATGAAAGAAACTTCGATATTATCGCTTTAGCTTGGGTAAATACACCGGGTTCTGATGATTTAAAGAATGTGTGGCACACGTCTTCTGATGTTGATGGCGGTGGAAATCGGGTAGGTTTTGGCAACGCTAGAACAGATCGAATGATTGATGAAATCTTAGTCACTTTGGATGAACAGCGTAGAAAAGAGTTGTACCTCGAATTGCAAGAGGAGATTGTGGCAGAACATCCTTATGTGTTTCTAGTAGTGCCCAATCAGTTAATCATGATTCGAAAAGGGTTTGATTATCCTGAACTAGGTCCTGTTAGCCCCGGTTTTGTGGTGCGTTGGTTTCAACAGAAATAA
- a CDS encoding Crp/Fnr family transcriptional regulator, protein MSKITEFFSHFPFLKADDIAEIEAISVMKSYQTGEQFIKLGATRKKVGIIETGLIRGYSIKSSGEEVSVIFAKEGEIASTHELIFYEEPSRQIVEFLEPTTMLVFDYRDIERLATVNPRIDQMRNQFIQDFLVKVLQRLETFLICSPEERYLWLIREEPSLMQRVQQKHLASFLGITPVSLSRLRSRMSKKH, encoded by the coding sequence ATGAGCAAAATAACAGAGTTTTTTAGTCATTTTCCCTTTTTAAAAGCAGATGATATTGCTGAAATTGAAGCCATTTCTGTCATGAAAAGCTATCAAACAGGAGAACAGTTTATCAAACTTGGAGCCACTCGCAAAAAGGTTGGTATCATAGAAACAGGACTGATAAGAGGGTATAGCATTAAAAGTTCAGGAGAAGAAGTATCTGTTATTTTTGCAAAAGAAGGAGAAATTGCTTCTACCCATGAGCTTATTTTTTATGAGGAACCGAGTCGCCAAATTGTAGAGTTTTTGGAACCTACAACCATGTTAGTTTTTGACTATCGAGATATAGAGCGGTTGGCCACTGTTAATCCTAGAATAGATCAAATGCGCAATCAATTTATTCAAGATTTTCTTGTAAAAGTACTTCAACGATTAGAAACTTTTCTAATCTGTAGTCCCGAAGAGCGGTATTTGTGGTTGATTAGAGAAGAACCTAGCTTAATGCAGCGTGTTCAGCAAAAACACTTGGCTTCCTTCTTAGGCATTACTCCTGTCTCTCTGTCTCGGTTACGTTCTAGAATGAGTAAAAAGCATTGA